TGAAATACAAAAAAGGACTGATTAACCAGTCCTTTTTTGTATTGTGTGATTTGGTCGTTAAGCCAATGCGTTCAATGCGTGTTCAAAATGCGCCACTGTTGCATCGACGTCTTTGAGTTTGTCGATGCCAAATAAGCCGATGCGGAAAGTTTTGTAATCGGCGGGCTCGTCGCATTGCAAGGGCACGCCCGCAGCGGTTTGTAGGCCTTGAGCAACAAATGCTTTGCCGTTGTGGATGAGGTCGTCATGGGTGTAAAACACGGCGACACCCGGTGCTTCAAAGCCGTTTGCTGCAACACTTTTGAAGCCTTTGTTGGTGAGCAACGCGCGGATTTTTTGTCCCAATTCCATCTGACGTTCACGCATTCGCTCAAAACCAAAGGCTTCCTGCTCCTTCATCATGTCACGGAAATACTTGAGCGAATCGGTGGGCATGGTGGCGTGATAAGCGTGGCCACCTTGCTCGTAAGCTTGCATGATCTGCAACCATTTTTTTAAATCGCAAGAGAAGCTGTTGCTGGATGTGGTGTTGACTTTGGCCACGGCCGCTGCGCTCATCATCACCAAGCCACTACACGGTGAAGCACTCCAGCCTTTTTGTGGTGCGCTGATGAGCACATCCACGCCTGTGTCTGCCATGTTGACCCACATCGCACCCGATGCGATGCAATCGAGTACAAATAAGCCGCCAACGGCATGAACGGCATCCGCCACCGCAGAGATGTAGTCATTGGGCAGCATCATGCCTGAGGCGGTTTCAACGTGCGGGGCGAAGACGACGGCGGGTTTTTCGTTGGCAATCACGGCCAGCACTTCATCCAGTGGTGCGGGTGCGAAAGGCATTTGTGAGCCATTGGTTGTTGGGCTTGCTTTGAGCACGGTCACGGATGAAGCGATGTGACCTGTTTCTAAAATTTGCGTCCAACGGAAGCTGAACCAGCCATTGCGAATCACCAAGCATTTTTCATTTTGCGCCAATTGCCGCGCCACGGCTTCCATCGCATACGTGCCGCCACCGGGAATGACAGCCACCGCTTGTGCGCCATAGACCGATTTCACCGTGGATGAAATGTCGTTCATCACGCCTTGAAATTGTGCGGACATGTGGTTGAGTGAGCGGTCGGTGAAGACCACAGAAAACTCCAATAAACCATCGGGATCGATGTTGGGCAATAAAGCGGGCATGGCAATTCCTTCAAAAAAGTAAGTGGGTGTTACTGTTTGTGTGAACTGTTTTATGGTTTTTTTAGGTCATGTCCCTTGCGGGGGCATGACGTTTTTTAGGGGTGAATCGGTGAAAAAATTAACTCAGTTGCGTACAAACGAAATGGTTTGGATTTTGATCTCCGCCTCATCTTCAGTGACTTCACTGGCCCGTGTTTCACACGGCTCTTCGTCGAACGCCAAATCGCCTTCAGCGACTTCGGTGTCGATGGTTAAATTTTTAAAATCAAATAAATTGCTGTCCATCAAGTGTGATGGCACGACGGTGTGCATGGCCGATGCCATGCTTTCAATCCAGCCTTTGTGCTTTTTATCCCACTCGTTGAGCATGGCTTTCATGGCCTGACGTTGCAGGTTTTCTTGCGATCCACACAGGTTGCACGGGATGATGGGGAACTGTTGCACCTCGGCGTAACGTTCCATGTCGTCTTCGGAGACGTAGGCCAACGGGCGAATCACAACGTGTTTGCCGTCGTCCGACACCAGTTTCGGTGGCATGGCTTTCAGCTTGGCGGCATAAAACATATTGAGCAAAAAGGTTTGCAAAATGTCGTCGCGGTGATGGCCGAGGGCGATTTTGGTGGCACCCAGTTCATCGGCAACACGGTACAAAATCCCACGGCGCAGGCGTGAGCACAGGCTGCATGTGGTTTTCCCTTCGGGGATGATGCTCTTGACGATGCTGTAGGTGTCTTGTGTTTCAATGTGAAACGGCACGCCCAGTTTCGTTAAATATTCGGGCAAAATGTGTTCGGGGAAGCCGGGTTGTTTTTGATCCAAATTGACAGCGACGATGTCGAAATGAATCGGTGCGCGCGCCTTGAGTTTGAGTAACACATCGAGCAGGCCGTAGCTGTCCTTGCCGCCCGACAGGCAGACCATGACTTTATCGCCATCCTCAATCATGTTGAAATCGCCAATTGCTTGACCGACTTGGCGGCACAGGCGTTTTTCGAGTTTATTGTTCTCGTACTGGATTTTTTGTTCAGCCTTGGTGGCGGCTTGGACGGGGGCTTCGATGGCTGCGCTGTTCATGGTTTTTCTTTACAAAACAAATTGACCTGCTATTTTACGCGAATTGTTGACGGTGCATTCAAAGAGCTGTGAGGGGATGTGTTGGCAGGCTGATTTAAAAAAAAGCGCGTGGGTTTCCCATGCGCTTTTTAAATGGTTTTAAGCACTCAAACGAAGGGCGCTGCATCAACCACAACGGCTGTTTACTTTGATAAACGGTCAGAAAAATACCATGCACCCACGCCAATCGCATCCACATCAGGATAAATATCCGTTTTTTCACTGGAAATATAAGCGGCAATGATGGCTGATTTTTGCATCAGCGCTTCACCAATGCGGTCGCACAAGGTTTCTTGCAATTGGACGTGCTCAATTGCCGCTTGAGCCGAAATGGTGTTGCGCACAAAATCATAATCCACCACCTCGTCCAAACCATCGTGCTTGGGTGAGGCCGAAGCGCGGCGCACAAATGCGGTGACATTGAACACCATGGATTGTGGCGCGAGTTTTTCGTGATCGTATACACCGATGGAGACCTGCAAATGGTAGTTGCGCACAAAAATGCAGCGGCAATCCATAAGGACGTGAGCGAGTTCTGGGGTGATGGGATGGGTCAACATGGGAATCCGATTAAAGTGAAATTAAAAAAATAAGGGTGTGTTTGGTGGCTAATGCATCATTTTAACGGTTGATGTCGACCGTTTTGGTTGTTTTGATCGCTGATGCTGACAGAATGTTTTAGGAGGGCGGATCATCCATTCGCCCGATGCGTGAACATCACATCACGTGCTTGTGTGGTCAGGTGTTGCCCGCCATCCACCAGCAACGTTGTGCCCGTCATGCCCTGTGCTGACAGTGCGTACAGCATCGCTTGCGCCACATCGTCGGGCGTTGAACCGCGTTGTAAAATGGTGGCGTTGTGCGCATGGGCAAAGTCATCGGGGGTTTGGTCGCCCGATGGCAAGCTCAAGCCAGGGGCAATGCCCACCACGCGCACGCGCGGCGCAAGCGCCATTGCCGCCAATGTGGTGGCGTGCTCCAATGCCGCTTTGGATAAGGTGTACGATAAAAAATCAGGGTTTGGGTTGTGTAGCTTTTGATCCAAGATGTTCAGCACCACACCTGTTTGCGTCACATGTAAACCTTGTGCAAGTTGTTGCGTAAGCAACAAGGGAGCGAACGTGTTGGTTCGCCAATGCTGCTCAAAATGCGTCAAGGACAAGGGCTCTGGCTGCGTCAACACATCGTAATTGAAATGAGAGGCATTGTTCACCAACACG
The window above is part of the Ephemeroptericola cinctiostellae genome. Proteins encoded here:
- a CDS encoding aminotransferase class V-fold PLP-dependent enzyme — its product is MPALLPNIDPDGLLEFSVVFTDRSLNHMSAQFQGVMNDISSTVKSVYGAQAVAVIPGGGTYAMEAVARQLAQNEKCLVIRNGWFSFRWTQILETGHIASSVTVLKASPTTNGSQMPFAPAPLDEVLAVIANEKPAVVFAPHVETASGMMLPNDYISAVADAVHAVGGLFVLDCIASGAMWVNMADTGVDVLISAPQKGWSASPCSGLVMMSAAAVAKVNTTSSNSFSCDLKKWLQIMQAYEQGGHAYHATMPTDSLKYFRDMMKEQEAFGFERMRERQMELGQKIRALLTNKGFKSVAANGFEAPGVAVFYTHDDLIHNGKAFVAQGLQTAAGVPLQCDEPADYKTFRIGLFGIDKLKDVDATVAHFEHALNALA
- the ttcA gene encoding tRNA 2-thiocytidine(32) synthetase TtcA; amino-acid sequence: MNSAAIEAPVQAATKAEQKIQYENNKLEKRLCRQVGQAIGDFNMIEDGDKVMVCLSGGKDSYGLLDVLLKLKARAPIHFDIVAVNLDQKQPGFPEHILPEYLTKLGVPFHIETQDTYSIVKSIIPEGKTTCSLCSRLRRGILYRVADELGATKIALGHHRDDILQTFLLNMFYAAKLKAMPPKLVSDDGKHVVIRPLAYVSEDDMERYAEVQQFPIIPCNLCGSQENLQRQAMKAMLNEWDKKHKGWIESMASAMHTVVPSHLMDSNLFDFKNLTIDTEVAEGDLAFDEEPCETRASEVTEDEAEIKIQTISFVRN
- a CDS encoding dihydroneopterin aldolase is translated as MLTHPITPELAHVLMDCRCIFVRNYHLQVSIGVYDHEKLAPQSMVFNVTAFVRRASASPKHDGLDEVVDYDFVRNTISAQAAIEHVQLQETLCDRIGEALMQKSAIIAAYISSEKTDIYPDVDAIGVGAWYFSDRLSK
- a CDS encoding SDR family oxidoreductase — its product is MTAFAFAPSLPRTALVTGGARRIGRTLCLSLAQAGFNVAVHYGQSADAAHTLVDELRTLNIQACALQADLNNEQAVAGLIASATSTLGTIGVLVNNASHFNYDVLTQPEPLSLTHFEQHWRTNTFAPLLLTQQLAQGLHVTQTGVVLNILDQKLHNPNPDFLSYTLSKAALEHATTLAAMALAPRVRVVGIAPGLSLPSGDQTPDDFAHAHNATILQRGSTPDDVAQAMLYALSAQGMTGTTLLVDGGQHLTTQARDVMFTHRANG